The genomic interval CAAACACCGGTGCAAATAATAATAGGACAGAGCATTGAATCGCGCCTCTATTTTTTCTCCTTGGTATTGGAGGTAGGAGGCCGCTTTGAAGTTATCCACCCGATCGTCTTCCTCAGACTGCGTTTCGATGAAGGCCTCTGAAGTACGATAGGTCAGAAGGCCGATGGCACGCGCTGCCTTTAGCCCATCTTGTCCGCCTCCAGCTTGCCCGAAACTGGAATCGGTGGTGAGGGCCATACGTTGGGCCTCATGGATGGCAATACCCCAAGCGGTTTCCCGAGCAGAACAGGCAATCAGAATGAGGTGATCTATAGTTCCTGAATAGGCTAGGGCAAACTCCAAAGCCTGACTACCTCCGTAGGACCCGCCAATAGCCACCTTGATCTTTGCGATTCCGAGATGTTCGGCCAGAAGGAGCTGCGAACGAGCAACGTCGCGCACTGTGAATTTTGGAAAGTCTAGGCCTTCAGGTGCTGTGCTGCCATATGGCGATCCGATTGAGTTGACGCAGACAATGAAGTACTCTTTCGGTGAAAAGAGATCTCCTTCTCCAAAAAGCCCGGACCACCAGTCCAGCACATCCGAATTGGCGGTTAGGGCATGGAACACCCAAATGACATTATCCCGAGCTTCATTGAGCTCCCCATAGGTATGATATCCGAGCTGAAGCGAAGAAAACTTACCCCCGAGTTCTAGGGCAAAGACTTCTGACCTATGAAAGTATTGAACAGCTGTCATGCCCGGGATTGCTTTAATGCTTGTTCGACATCTGATAGAATATCGTCCACGTGCTCAAGACCCACGGAGAATCGAATGAAGCCCGGGTCAATACCGGCCGCCCGCTGTGCTTCTTCAGTTAGCTTACTGTGGGTTGTAGAGCTGGGATGCGTGGCAATGCTCCGTGTATCCCCGAGGTTTGCTGTAAGGGAATGCAGTTTTAAAGCGTTCAGAAATCGTGCACTTCGCTCGCGCCCCCCTTTCAGAATACACCCCACAAGTCCACCTCCCTGACTCATTTGAGCCTGAGCGATTGCGAGTTGAGGGTTGTCGGCATGGTGCGGATAGTGCACCTCGACAACATCCGGATGTTGGTCCAAGAAGGCCAACAAGCCTTGAGCGTTTTGGCAATGCCTGTCCATTCGAAGGGCTAGGGTTTCCAGGCTTTTTGAAAGGACCCAAGCATTGAAAGGAGA from Cryomorphaceae bacterium carries:
- the metX gene encoding homoserine O-acetyltransferase, coding for MTAVQYFHRSEVFALELGGKFSSLQLGYHTYGELNEARDNVIWVFHALTANSDVLDWWSGLFGEGDLFSPKEYFIVCVNSIGSPYGSTAPEGLDFPKFTVRDVARSQLLLAEHLGIAKIKVAIGGSYGGSQALEFALAYSGTIDHLILIACSARETAWGIAIHEAQRMALTTDSSFGQAGGGQDGLKAARAIGLLTYRTSEAFIETQSEEDDRVDNFKAASYLQYQGEKIEARFNALSYYYLHRCLDTHNLGRDRGGIQKALAQIDCPTLCIGIESDKLIPPHLQKQLAEGIPQGQYTEITSRFGHDGFLIETEKLTHSIQDFLAS